GCGAATATCAATGTAGTTATCTAACTGACTTTCTTCCAAGCGCTCTACTAAATCGATTAGTTCGTCTTCTGATAAGCGATGAAGGTTAAGAATATCTTCACGGTAGTGCAGGGCTTTGTTGGTATTGTCCCAAATCAAATCTTCGACTGGATAAACTTCCGAATAATCAGGTACTAAAATACGGCATGCCGTAGCGCCTAAATCATCGTAAGTGGCGATATAAACTTCTTTACCAAGTGATTCCAAAATGGCGAGTAGCTGTTGGTTCTCTTCTTCATTTGTGCCAGAGAAATCCCATTCCACAAACTCGTAATCTTCCTTGCTACTAAAAAAGCGCCATGAAATGACACCAGTTGAGTCAATAAAGTGTTCAACAAAGTTTTCTGGCTCTTGCACTGCCATACTATTGAACGTTGGTTTTGGTACGTCGTTTAAGCCTTCAAAGCTTCTGCCTTGAAGTAACTCGGTTAAACTGCGCTCTAATGCCACTTCAAAACTAGGGTGTGCACCGAATGATGCAAATACGCCACCCGTTCTTGGGTTCATCAGCGTCACGCACATTACTGGGAATTGACCGCCAAGCGAAGCATCTTTAACAACAACAGGGAAGCCTTGCTCTTCTAACCCTTGAATACCTGCAAGAATGCTTGGGTATTTCTCCAATACGGATAGCGGGACATCAGGCAATACAATTTCTTGTTCAATGATCTGGCGTTTAACCGCACGCTCAAAAATTTCCGATAAACACTGTACTTGTGCCTCAAAAATGTTGTTGCCGGCGCTCATACCGTTACTGAGGAATAAGTTCTCAATTAGGTTAGATGGGAAATATACGGTTTCACCATCTGAATGGCGCTGATAGGGCAGGGCAACAATACCGCGCTCAATATTACCTGAGTTAGTATCAATCAGGTGCGAACCACACAGTTCGTCATCGGGGTTGTAAATTTCTAGTGTGTAGTCGTCCAGAAGACCTGTCGGCAAGCTGTCATCTTCGGTTAGTTGGAACCATTTTTCATTTGGATAGTGAACAAAATCAGCATTCGCTATTTCCTCACCGAAGAATTGGTCGTTGTAAAAGAAGTTGCAGTTTAGGCGTTCAATAAATTCGCCAAGTGCTGAACATAACGCACTTTCTTTGGTCGCTCCTTTACCATTGGTAAAGCACATGGGTGAGGCCGCATCGCGAATATTCAGTGACCACACATTAGGCACAATATTACGCCATGAGGTGACTTCGATTTTCATGCCCAAGTTTTCGAGAATGCCCGTCATGTTCTCAATGGTTTTTTCTAGTGGCAAGTCTTTACCCAAAATGTAAGTCGAAGCGGCTTCATCCGGTGATACCATGATCATGGCTTGGTTGTCGGCGTCTAGGTTGTCGACTGTTTCAATTTTAAACTCTGGGCCGGTTTGAACCACTTTCTTAACGGTACAACGTTCAATTGAACGCAGAATTCCCTTTTTGTCTTTCTCAGAAATATCGTCTGGTAGCTCAACGTTAATCTGGAAGATTTGATTGTAGCGATCTTCTGGATCAACAATATTGTTTTGCGATAGGCGAATATTATCAGTAGAGATGTCTCTGGCCTTACAGTACACCTTAATAAAGTAAGCGGCACACAATGCAGAAGACGCTAAAAAGTAATCAAATGGGCTAGGTGCTGAGCCATCACCTTTATAGCGGATAGGTTGGTCAGCGATAACGGTAAAATCATCAAACTTCGCTTCTAAGCGCAAATTGTCAAGAAAGTTAACCTTGATTTCCATAGAGTATCCTAATAACACGCGAGTAACTTACGTCGATAAAGTTACTGCATTGCTGAGCAGCTAATAGACTGCGTTCAAGCGATAATAAGTATTCCTGTAATTATCGGTGTTTTTAGCCTAATAGTCTTGGAAAAATTGTTACTTTGTAAATAGTAAAGGTGACAATAGTAGTAGGGCTCGCAAACAATGAAACTAGCAAGAAGCCTGAGCAAATAGATACCTCGCAATCCATACTGAAAAATGTTACGGAATTCTCAGCAGGTGACAGCAAAAAAGACAAAGTACTAGCCATTAAAAATCGCCTCAATGCGCTATCTCTGGAGCAAACCTTCGAAAAAAAGCAAATATAGTGATGGAACACGAATTAGAGATTGAAGGCTCAGCGGCAAAGAAGTTCTTGTTAAGTATGATTAAAACCTAGTCAATAAAAATAGCTTTTGGGTAACCAATTGATACAGTTGTCTGTTAACTCATCAATGTAAAATGGCATAGCTAGCGGTAGTTAATTATCCATTTTCAGTCTTTAATTTCGCCAATTAATTTAATTGTTCAAATAAAGTACCATTTTGAAATGGGTGGTGTTATAATCTCGCGCCCGCCGAATTCCGGTTGGGTTTTAAAGGCAGTGACGGGTCAAATTTCTGGCCTTGAATTTATTAACAGCGGAGCACATATAAATGATCCAAATGCAATCACAGCTTGATGTTGCTGATAACAGTGGCGCAAAGCGTGTACAGTGTATAAAGGTCCTTGGTGGCTCGCACCGTCGCTACGCACGCATTGGCGATATCATCAAAGTTGCAGTGAAGGAAGCAATTCCTCGCGGCAAAGTTAAAAAAGGTGATGTTTTAAACGCGGTAGTGGTGCGCACTAAAAAGGGCGTACGTCGTTCAGATGGTTCTACCATTCGTTTCGACGGCAACTCGGCAGTAATGTTAAATGCTAACTTACAGCCAATTGGTACTCGTATTTTCGGGCCAGTAACACGTGAACTAAGAACTGAAAAGTTCATGAAAATCGTGTCACTAGCACCAGAAGTACTATAAGGAGTCACGATAATGGCATCTAAGATTCGTCGTGATGATGAAGTAATTGTACTTGCAGGTAAAGACAAGGGCAAAACTGGTAAAGTTACCAAAGTTCTTGTTGAAGACAGCAAAGTATTTGTGGAAGGCGTTAACTTAGTCAAGAAGCACCAGAAGCCTGTACCTCAGTTACAGCAAGCTGGCGGCATCATTGAAAAAGAAGCACCAATCCACGTTTCAAACGTAGCGATCGTTAACCCTGCGACGGGCAAAGCGGATCGTGTTGGTTTTAGAATTGAAGACGGCAAAAAAGTTCGTTTCTTCAAGTCTAATAACGAATTAGTTTAATATTGGAGTAAACGATGGCGAAACTGCATGATTTTTACAAAGATACAGTTGTAGCTGAACTTCAAAAGAAGTTCGAATACAAAAGTGTCATGCAAGTCCCTCGGATTGAAAAGATCACCCTAAACATGGGTGTTGGTGAAGCTATTACTGATAAAAAAGTATTAGAAAACGCCACAAATGATCTTACTGCAATCTCAGGTCAAAAGCCTTTAATCACGAAAGCACGCAAATCAGTTGCTGGCTTCAAAATTCGTGAAGGCTACCCTATTGGCGCAAAAGTAACTCTGCGCGGTGAGCGCATGTGGGAATTCTTAGAGCGTTTAATCTCTATTTCAGTTCCTCGTATCCGTGACTTCCGTGGCTTGAACCCTAAATCGTTCGATGGCCGTGGTAACTACAGCATGGGCGTGCGTGAGCAAATCATTTTCCCTGAAATCGACTACGATAAAGTCGATAAGATCCGTGGTATGGATATTACTATCACTACTACTGCGGCATCTGACGAGGAAGGTCGTGCTTTGCTGACTGCCTTTAACTTCCCGTTTAAGAAATAAGGTGTAGAGTTATGGCTAAATCATCTATGAAAGCACGCGAAGCTAAGCGCACTAAATTAGTCGCTAAGTACGCAGAAAAGCGCCGTGCACTTAAAGAAATTATCTCAAACGTAAACTCTTCTGAAGAAGAGCGTTGGGATGCAGTATTAAAACTTCAATCTTTACCACGTGATTCAAGTTCTTCACGTCAACGTAACCGTTGTAACGTAACAGGCCGTCCACACGGTTACTTACGTAAGTTCGGTTTAAGCCGTATCAAGTTGCGTGAGCACATGATGCGCGGTGAAGTACCTGGTCTTAAGAAAGCTAGTTGGTAATAAGGAGAAAGCAATTATGATGACTGATCCTATCGCGGACATGTTTACACGCATCCGCAACGGTCAAGCTGCAACTAAAACTGCAGTAACTATGCCTTCTTCAAAGCTAAAAGTAGCTATTGCTAACTTGCTTAAAGAAGAAGGTTACATTTCAGATTTCGCAGTAGCAGGTGAAGCAAAGCCTGAACTAACTGTTGAGTTGAAATACTTCGAAGGTAAAGAAGTAATCGAAACAATCAAACGTGTTTCTCGTCCAGGTCTACGTGTATACAAAGGTCGTGACGAATTACCACAAGTGTTAGCAGGCTTAGGTATTGCTATTGTTTCTACTTCTAAAGGTTTAATGACTGATCGCGCTGCTCGCACTGCGGGCCTAGGTGGCGAGATCATCGGTTTCGTAGCGTAAGGAGCAAGAATATGTCTCGTGTTGCAAAAGCACCTGTGTCAATTCCTGCTGGCGTTACTGTTACGTTATCAGGTCAAGACATTACTGTTAAAGGTCCACAAGGCGAACTTTCTCGCACTATCAACAGCTTAGTAAACGTTGCTCAAGAAGGCGACACTCTTACTACAACTGTTGCTGTAGAAAGCAAAGCGGCGTGGATGCAAGCTGGTACAGCGCGCGCTAACATCAACAACATGGTGGAAGGCGTAAGCAAAGGCTTCACTAAGAAATTAATTCTTAATGGTGTTGGTTACCGTGCAAAAGCTGCTGGTAAAGTGTTAAACCTTTCTTTAGGTTTCTCTCACCCAGTTGATCACGCTATTCCTGAAGGAATCAAGTGTGAAACTCCTAGCCAAACTGAAGTTGTACTTACTGGTGCAGACAAGCAGTTGGTTGGTCAAGTTGCTGCAAACATTCGTTCATACCGTGAGCCAGAGCCTTACAAAGGTAAAGGTATCCGTTACGATGACGAACACGTTCGCCGTAAAGAAGCTAAGAAGAAGTAGGGTAATACGATGGATAAGAAAACATCTCGTTTACGCCGTGCAAAACGTGCACGTGCAAAAATCAGCGAGTTGGGTGCGAATCGTTTAGTCGTATTCCGTACTCCTCGTCACATTTACGCACAACTTATCGCTCCAACTGGCTCTGAAGTAGTTGCTTCTGCATCTACTCTAGACAAAGAAGTGAAAGCACAAGTTGAAAAAACTGGTAACATCGCTGCAGCAACTGCTGTAGGTAAAGCAATCGCAGAACGCGCAAAAGCTAAAGGCATTGAGTCTGTAGCATTTGATCGCTCTGGTTTCCGTTACCACGGTCGCGTAAAAGCGTTAGCAGAAGCAGCTCGTGAAGCTGGCCTTCAGTTCTAGGAGTTGATCATGGCTAATGTAGAAAACACACAACAACAAACAGATATGGCTGAAAAGCTAATCGCTGTTAACCGCGTATCAAAAGTGGTTAAAGGTGGTCGTATTTTCAGTTTCACAGCATTAACTGTAGTTGGTGACGGTAATGGCCGCGTTGGTTTTGGTTACGGTAAGGCACGTGAAGTTCCTGCTGCAATCCAAAAAGCAATGGAAAAGGCTCGTCGTAACTTAGTAACTGTTGACTTGAAGGGTACTACTCTTCAGCACCCAGTTAAGGGTCGTCACTCAGGTTCTAAAGTTTACATGCAACCTGCTTCTGAAGGTACAGGTATCATCGCCGGTGGTGCGATGCGTGCAGTACTAGAAGTTGCTGGCGTTCAGAACGTACTATCTAAAGCGTACGGTTCTACTAACCCAATCAACGTTGTACGCGCAACTATCGGTGCTCTAGCGAACATGAAGTCGCCTGAGTCTGTAGCTGCTAAGCGTGGTAAAAACGTTGCTGACATCTTGGGGTAATCAAGCATGGCTAAAACAGTTAAAGTAACTCAAGTTAAAAGTTCAATCGGTCGCTTACCTAAGCACCGTGCGACATTACGTGGCCTTGGTTTACGTCGTATCAACCACACAGTAGAGTTAGAAGATACTCCTTCTGTACGCGGTATGATTAATCAAGTACATTACATGATTAAGGTGGAGGACTAATTATGCGTTTAAATACATTATCTCCTGCACCAGGCGCTAAATCAGCCAAGAAACGTGTAGGTCGCGGTATCGGTTCTGGTTTAGGTAAAACAGGTGGTCGCGGTCACAAAGGTCAGAAGTCTCGTTCTGGCGGTGGCGTACGTCCTGGTTTCGAAGGCGGTCAAATGCCTTTAAAACAACGTTTACCTAAGTTCGGTTTCACTTCTCGTAAGTCTTTAGTTCACGCTGAAGTTCGTTTACACGAGTTGAACAAAATCGAAGGCGATGTTGTTGACATTCACACGTTAAAAGACGCTAACCTTATCACGCGTAACATTGAAACAGTTAAGATCATGCTTTCTGGCGAGATCACTAAGCCTGTAACAATTCGTGGTATTGGTGTTACTAAAGGCGCACGTGCAGCCATTGAAGCTGCTGGCGGTAAAATCGAGGAATAATACAGACTATGGCTAAACCAGGTACGGATAAAGCTCAAGGTGGACTAACCGAGCTTAAGCAAAGATTATGGTTCGTGGTACTTGCACTTATCGTGTTCAGACTTGGATCATTTGTGCCAATCCCTGGTATTGACGCCGCTGTATTAGCTCAGTTGTTTGAACAACAAAAGGGCACCATCGTAGAAATGTTTAACATGTTCTCTGGTGGTGCACTTGAGCGTGCCTCTGTACTGGCACTCGGTATTATGCCGTACATTTCAGCTTCGATTATCATGCAGTTATTAACTGTAGTTCACCCAGCAATGGCTGAACTGAAAAAAGAAGGTGAAGCTGGACGTCGTAAGATCAGCCAGTACACTCGCTACGGTACTTTAGTATTAGCAACAGTTCAGTCAATCGCGATTGCTCGTGGTTTACCGGCTATGATGCCTGGCCTCGTGATTAACGAAGGCATGGGCTTCTACTTCACTGCGGTCGTTTCTTTGGTTACCGGCACCATGTTCTTAATGTGGTTAGGTGAGCAAATTACCGAACGTGGTATTGGTAATGGTATCTCGATTTTAATTTTCGCTGGTATTGTTGCTGGTATGCCATCCGCTGTTGGTCAAACAGCAGAGATGGCGCGTCAAGGTGAATTGCACTTATTAGTATTATTGCTAATTGCAGTGATTGTGTTCGCAGTAACCTTCTTTGTTGTATTTGTTGAACGTGGTCAACGTCGTATCGTTGTTAACTACGCGAAGCGTCAACAAGGCCGTAAGGTGTTTGCTGCACAAAGCACGCATTTACCATTGAAAGTGAATATGGCTGGTGTTATTCCACCAATTTTCGCTTCAAGCATTATCTTGTTCCCTGGAACATTGGCTAACTGGTTTGGTCAAGGTGATGGTGCGGTAGCTGATTTCTTCCAGAACTTGTCAATGGCAATTTCTCCGGGTCAGCCTCTGTATGTAATGCTACTAGCTGCTGCGATAATCTTTTTCTGCTTCTTCTACACGGCGTTGGTTTTCAACCCGCGTGAAACAGCAGATAACCTGAAAAAGTCTGGTGCGTTTATTCCAGGTATTCGTCCTGGTGAGCAGACTTCGAAATATATCGATAAAGTAATGACGCGTTTAACCTTAGCTGGTGCGTTATACATTACTTTTATATGTTTGGTTCCTGAGTTTATGATGATTGCGTGGGACGTTCAGTTCTACTTTGGTGGTACATCGCTACTTATCATTGTTGTAGTAATCATGGACTTTATGGCACAAGTACAAACTCATTTGATGTCTCATCAATATGACAGCGTGCTTAAAAAAGCTAATCTTAAAGGCTACGGCCGATAAGGTTTAACGGAGTAGTAAGATGAAAGTTCGTGCATCCGTAAAAAAGATTTGCCGCAACTGTAAAGTTGTTAAGCGTGCAGGTGTTGTTCGTGTAATTTGCAAGACCGACCCTAAGCACAAGCAACGCCAAGGTTAATTTACCCTTAGCTAGCTAAATCTTTTAGAAGTGGCATTATGGAGATATTTCTGTATAATGCCGCTTCGCTTTGCAAAAAGGTTCAGGTTGAGTATCCTAACGGGCTTTTCAACCTGTGGTTATTAATTTTTAAATATAGGAGATGTGTTAGTGGCCCGTATCGCTGGCATTAACATCCCTGATCGTAAGCATGCAGTAATTGCCCTTACTGCGATTTACGGTATCGGTTTAACTCGCTCAAAAGCAATTTTGGCGGCAACTGGTATCGCAGAATCTACTAAGATCAGCGAATTAGACGAAGCTCAAATTGATTTGCTTCGTGCAGAAGTGGATAAGTACACCGTTGAAGGTGACTTACGCCGTGAAGTTTCTATGAACATCAAGCGTCTGATGGACCTTGGCTGTTTCCGTGGTATTCGCCATCGTCGCAGTCTTCCTCTACGTGGTCAACGCACTAAAACTAATGCGCGCACCCGTAAAGGTCCTCGTAAGCCTATTAAAAAGTAACGAGGTAATTAGACATGGCTAAAACTCCAGTTCGTACGCGTAAGCGCGTAAAAAAACAAGTTGCTGATGGCATGGCTCATATCCATGCTTCTTTCAACAACACAATCGTAACTCTTACTGACCGTCAAGGTAATGCATTATCTTGGGCAACTGCTGGTGGTTCAGGTTTCCGTGGTTCACGTAAATCTACTCCATTTGCTGCTCAGGTAGCTGCAGATCGCGCTGGTAAAGCTGCGCAAGAGTTTGGTTTGAAGAATATTGAAGTATTCGTTAAAGGTCCAGGTCCAGGTCGTGAATCTGCAATCCGTGCCTTAAATGCTGCTGGTTTTAAAATCACCAACATTACTGACGTTACTCCTATTCCTCATAATGGTTGTCGTCCTCCTAAGAAACGTCGCGTTTAATTAGGATAGTTGGAGAAAGAAAATGGCAAGATATTTAGGTCCTAAGCTAAAACTTAGCCGTCGTGAAGGTACTGACTTATTCCTTAAGTCTGGTGTTCGCGCGATCGATACTAAATGTAAAATCGAAACTATCCCAGGTCAGCACGGCGCGCGTCGCGGTCGTTTATCTGACTATGGTGTTCAGCTTCGTGAAAAACAAAAAGTACGTCGTATCTACGGTGTATTAGAGAAGCAATTCCGTAACTACTACAAAGAAGCGGCTCGTCTAAAAGGCAACACAGGTGAAAACTTGTTACAACTTTTAGAAACTCGTTTAGACAACGTAGTTTACCGCATGGGTTACGCAAGCACACGTGCTGAAGCACGTCAGCTAGTGAGCCACAAAGCAATCGTAGTAAACGGTGTTGTTGTAAACATTCCATCTTTCACTGTTAAAGCAGAAGATGTGGTTTCAATCCGTGAAAAAGCTAAAACTCAAGCGCGTATCGTTGCTGCTTTAGAATTAGCTGAACAACGCGAGAAGCCAGTCTGGGTTGAAGTAGACAACAAGAAAATGGAAGGCGTGTTCAAGCGTGTTCCTGAGCGTTCAGACTTGTCTGCTGAAATTAATGAACAGTTGATTGTCGAGCTTTACTCGAAGTAAAGCTGAACTTTAAGAGAGGACACAATGCAGGGTTCTGTAACCGAATTCTTAAGACCACGTTTAGTAGATGTTGAAACTATCAGCCCTACTCGCTCTAAAGTTACACTAGAGCCATTAGAGCGTGGTTTTGGTCACACTTTAGGTAACGCTTTACGTCGTATTTTACTATCTTCAATGCCAGGTTGTGCTGTCACGGAAGTAGAAATTGATGGCGTATTACACGAGTACAGCAGTAAAGAAGGTGTTCAAGAGGACATCATCGAAATTTTGCTGAACCTTAAAGGACTAGCCGTTCGCTTAGAAGGCAAAAACGAAGCTGTTCTAACGATCACAAAGTCTGGTGAAGGCCCTGTTACGGCTGCTGATATTCAGCACGATGGTGATGTAGAAATTGCAAATCCAGAGCACGTTATTTGTCACTTAACAGGTGACGGCTCTATCAGCATGCGTATCAAAGTAGAGTTAGGTCGTGGTTACGTTCCAGCTTCTACTCGTCGCGAAGCCGAAGAAGAAGAGCGAGCAATTGGCCGTTTATTGGTTGATGCTTCATTCAGTCCTGTAGAAAGAATTGCTTATGACGTAGATTCTGCACGTGTTGAACAACGTACAGATCTAGATAAGCTAATTATCGACATGGAAACTAACGGTACGTTGGATCCAGAAGAAGCTATCCGTCGCGCTTCAACTATTTTAGCTGAACAGCTAGATGCGTTTGTTGAGTTACGTGATGTGACAGAAGTGGAGCAAAAAGAAGAGAAACCTCTATTTGACCCAATTCTTCTTCGTCCTGTTGATGACTTAGAGTTAACTGTTCGTTCAGCGAACTGTTTAAAAGCAGAAGCAATTCAGTATATCGGTGATTTAGTACAGCGTGCAGAAGTAGAACTTCTTAAAACACCTAACTTAGGTAAGAAGTCACTTACTGAAATCAAAGACGTGTTAGCGTCTCGTGGTTTATCTTTAGGTATGCGCCTAGAGAACTGGCCACCAGAAAGCATTGCTGATAACGACTAAATCGATATCGTAACCTAATAGTAGAGAAGGATTAACTTATGCGCCATCGTAAAAGCGGTCGCCAGTTAAACCGTAATAGCAGTCATCGCCAAGCGATGTTCCGCAATATGGCAAGCTCTTTAGTTAAGCACGGTGTGATCAAAACTACTGTTGCTAAAGCTAAAGAATTACGTCGCGTAGTTGAGCCACTAATTACATTGGCAAAAACTGACAGCGTTGCAAACCGTCGTTTAGCATTCGCTCGTACACGTGACCAAGAAGTAGTAGGTCTTTTATTCAGCGAACTTGGTCCTCGTTACCAAGAGCGTCCAGGTGGTTACACTCGCATTCTTAAATGCGGTTACCGTACTGGTGATAAAGCGCCTATGGCTTATGTTGAGTTAGTAGATCGTCCAGTTGTTGAAGAAGCAGCTGAAACAGAAGAAGCTAACACTGAAGCATAAACCACGCTTTAAGTGAAAGACTAAAAAACGGAGCTTAGGCTCCGTTTTTTTATGGCTGAAATTTGAGCTCAATTAACGAGGTGCCTCAGTTTTTCATTGCGAATGTGCTTCTTTCAACTATTCACTTTATATCTGCTTTGTATCTAGCTAAAACTAATTAACAGACAAATTTCACTGCCAGTCTTAGAACAAATCACTTGTTCACAATTCTCTGTATGAGCCTGAGATTAGCAAGGTTAGTTTTGATGGCAATTTTAAGCTTGTTATCCTGAGCAGAGGTTTATTGCTCTTCCGTGATTAAATGGTAATCATGTAGCAAGGCTTTAATTTTGTCCTTTTCATAAGGCTTGCTTAGATGGGCGTTCATGCCTAGTGCCAAATATTGTGAAACTTCCTGTTCAGTCACATTAGCTGTTAAGGCGACAATGGGTAGGGTTTCCTTATCGTAGTCCTTTCTGAGCGCTCTAGTGGCATCCATACCATCCATTACGGGCATTTGTATGTCCATCAGTACTAGTGGGTACTTAGTAACGGCAACAGCGTTGATCGCATCCTTACCATTTTCAGCTAAATCAACATTAACGCCAAATTCAGTTAGCAAGTTTTTAGCTACTAGTTGGTTGATCCGATTATCTTCAACCAAAAGTACGGTTTTTTTACGCTGATTTTCCGGCTGCGTTTTATTACTTACCTTTGCATCATCATTTGCCTCCTTCTTCTGTGTTGCCAAAGACGGAGGAGGGCTAGGAGTTATTTGCTTGGTGGCTATATGCTGATCGCACTTCTCAGTAAGTGCACGCTCTAGGCTAGCTATGGTCACAGGCTTTGCTAAATACTTAAAACTGCCGCTATCTTGTGTCTGAGCTCTAATGTACTCAGGGCTAAATGCGCTACAAATGATGGCACAACCAACAGCATCGGCATGATTATTCAGGTGATTGATTAGGTTCAAGCCGTTTTGCTTCGGTAAATGCCAATCCAATAGCACAATGTTGAAGTAAGATTCTTGTATCTTGGCTATAGCTTCAATTACTGTCGCTGCAATTACGACACTAGCCCCTAATCGTTTACACATCTGAGCAATAACTTGTTGCGTCACTTTGTTGTCTTCAACGAGTAGTAGTCTACTGCCCTGAAGGGGGAGGGCGTTTTTACTAGGAGAACCTGTTTGAACGGAATCTTGGATACTATTAGGTATGCGTTTTTGGGAGTCTACTCTAACTAGTTGATCGGCATTTTCGGTGTTAACTAGCTCTACTGGTAACGTTAAGGTAAAGGTCGAACCCTTACCCAGCTCGCTAGTAACATGGATATCACCATTCATTAATTTAGCTAA
The nucleotide sequence above comes from Thalassotalea euphylliae. Encoded proteins:
- a CDS encoding OsmC domain/YcaO domain-containing protein produces the protein MEIKVNFLDNLRLEAKFDDFTVIADQPIRYKGDGSAPSPFDYFLASSALCAAYFIKVYCKARDISTDNIRLSQNNIVDPEDRYNQIFQINVELPDDISEKDKKGILRSIERCTVKKVVQTGPEFKIETVDNLDADNQAMIMVSPDEAASTYILGKDLPLEKTIENMTGILENLGMKIEVTSWRNIVPNVWSLNIRDAASPMCFTNGKGATKESALCSALGEFIERLNCNFFYNDQFFGEEIANADFVHYPNEKWFQLTEDDSLPTGLLDDYTLEIYNPDDELCGSHLIDTNSGNIERGIVALPYQRHSDGETVYFPSNLIENLFLSNGMSAGNNIFEAQVQCLSEIFERAVKRQIIEQEIVLPDVPLSVLEKYPSILAGIQGLEEQGFPVVVKDASLGGQFPVMCVTLMNPRTGGVFASFGAHPSFEVALERSLTELLQGRSFEGLNDVPKPTFNSMAVQEPENFVEHFIDSTGVISWRFFSSKEDYEFVEWDFSGTNEEENQQLLAILESLGKEVYIATYDDLGATACRILVPDYSEVYPVEDLIWDNTNKALHYREDILNLHRLSEDELIDLVERLEESQLDNYIDIRTLIGIEFDENTVWGQLTIIELKILIYLAVGGLEQAFELIGDFLQYNDNTVERTMFFRAVHNTLEVALNEELEFEHYQTAFTRMYGEDRMAEVIGLINGTDNFHGLTETSMALEGIEPHLRLIESYKKLHQARAEKAL
- the rplN gene encoding 50S ribosomal protein L14 yields the protein MIQMQSQLDVADNSGAKRVQCIKVLGGSHRRYARIGDIIKVAVKEAIPRGKVKKGDVLNAVVVRTKKGVRRSDGSTIRFDGNSAVMLNANLQPIGTRIFGPVTRELRTEKFMKIVSLAPEVL
- the rplX gene encoding 50S ribosomal protein L24 gives rise to the protein MASKIRRDDEVIVLAGKDKGKTGKVTKVLVEDSKVFVEGVNLVKKHQKPVPQLQQAGGIIEKEAPIHVSNVAIVNPATGKADRVGFRIEDGKKVRFFKSNNELV
- the rplE gene encoding 50S ribosomal protein L5 translates to MAKLHDFYKDTVVAELQKKFEYKSVMQVPRIEKITLNMGVGEAITDKKVLENATNDLTAISGQKPLITKARKSVAGFKIREGYPIGAKVTLRGERMWEFLERLISISVPRIRDFRGLNPKSFDGRGNYSMGVREQIIFPEIDYDKVDKIRGMDITITTTAASDEEGRALLTAFNFPFKK
- the rpsN gene encoding 30S ribosomal protein S14, which encodes MAKSSMKAREAKRTKLVAKYAEKRRALKEIISNVNSSEEERWDAVLKLQSLPRDSSSSRQRNRCNVTGRPHGYLRKFGLSRIKLREHMMRGEVPGLKKASW
- the rpsH gene encoding 30S ribosomal protein S8, whose translation is MMMTDPIADMFTRIRNGQAATKTAVTMPSSKLKVAIANLLKEEGYISDFAVAGEAKPELTVELKYFEGKEVIETIKRVSRPGLRVYKGRDELPQVLAGLGIAIVSTSKGLMTDRAARTAGLGGEIIGFVA
- the rplF gene encoding 50S ribosomal protein L6 — encoded protein: MSRVAKAPVSIPAGVTVTLSGQDITVKGPQGELSRTINSLVNVAQEGDTLTTTVAVESKAAWMQAGTARANINNMVEGVSKGFTKKLILNGVGYRAKAAGKVLNLSLGFSHPVDHAIPEGIKCETPSQTEVVLTGADKQLVGQVAANIRSYREPEPYKGKGIRYDDEHVRRKEAKKK
- the rplR gene encoding 50S ribosomal protein L18 → MDKKTSRLRRAKRARAKISELGANRLVVFRTPRHIYAQLIAPTGSEVVASASTLDKEVKAQVEKTGNIAAATAVGKAIAERAKAKGIESVAFDRSGFRYHGRVKALAEAAREAGLQF
- the rpsE gene encoding 30S ribosomal protein S5, with product MANVENTQQQTDMAEKLIAVNRVSKVVKGGRIFSFTALTVVGDGNGRVGFGYGKAREVPAAIQKAMEKARRNLVTVDLKGTTLQHPVKGRHSGSKVYMQPASEGTGIIAGGAMRAVLEVAGVQNVLSKAYGSTNPINVVRATIGALANMKSPESVAAKRGKNVADILG
- the rpmD gene encoding 50S ribosomal protein L30, with protein sequence MAKTVKVTQVKSSIGRLPKHRATLRGLGLRRINHTVELEDTPSVRGMINQVHYMIKVED
- the rplO gene encoding 50S ribosomal protein L15; its protein translation is MRLNTLSPAPGAKSAKKRVGRGIGSGLGKTGGRGHKGQKSRSGGGVRPGFEGGQMPLKQRLPKFGFTSRKSLVHAEVRLHELNKIEGDVVDIHTLKDANLITRNIETVKIMLSGEITKPVTIRGIGVTKGARAAIEAAGGKIEE
- the secY gene encoding preprotein translocase subunit SecY gives rise to the protein MAKPGTDKAQGGLTELKQRLWFVVLALIVFRLGSFVPIPGIDAAVLAQLFEQQKGTIVEMFNMFSGGALERASVLALGIMPYISASIIMQLLTVVHPAMAELKKEGEAGRRKISQYTRYGTLVLATVQSIAIARGLPAMMPGLVINEGMGFYFTAVVSLVTGTMFLMWLGEQITERGIGNGISILIFAGIVAGMPSAVGQTAEMARQGELHLLVLLLIAVIVFAVTFFVVFVERGQRRIVVNYAKRQQGRKVFAAQSTHLPLKVNMAGVIPPIFASSIILFPGTLANWFGQGDGAVADFFQNLSMAISPGQPLYVMLLAAAIIFFCFFYTALVFNPRETADNLKKSGAFIPGIRPGEQTSKYIDKVMTRLTLAGALYITFICLVPEFMMIAWDVQFYFGGTSLLIIVVVIMDFMAQVQTHLMSHQYDSVLKKANLKGYGR
- the rpmJ gene encoding 50S ribosomal protein L36 — protein: MKVRASVKKICRNCKVVKRAGVVRVICKTDPKHKQRQG
- the rpsM gene encoding 30S ribosomal protein S13, with protein sequence MARIAGINIPDRKHAVIALTAIYGIGLTRSKAILAATGIAESTKISELDEAQIDLLRAEVDKYTVEGDLRREVSMNIKRLMDLGCFRGIRHRRSLPLRGQRTKTNARTRKGPRKPIKK
- the rpsK gene encoding 30S ribosomal protein S11, with amino-acid sequence MAKTPVRTRKRVKKQVADGMAHIHASFNNTIVTLTDRQGNALSWATAGGSGFRGSRKSTPFAAQVAADRAGKAAQEFGLKNIEVFVKGPGPGRESAIRALNAAGFKITNITDVTPIPHNGCRPPKKRRV